A stretch of DNA from Aliarcobacter thereius LMG 24486:
GGTGTTTCTACTGTTACAACAGGTGCTTTAGTAAATGCAAATCAAAGTGATTTTTTAGCAAGTATAAAAGATAGTAGTACAGTTTTTGTAGATTTAAATCTTTCTTATAGTGAATATCTAAGAGCAAAATCAATAATAGATTTTGATAACAATACAAAAGTAACTTTAGCTTTAAATGATGATTTATCTTATGAAATTGAAGGTAATTTACAAAGCAAAGAACTTAGCGTTGATGAAAATACTCAAACAGTAAAAATAAGAGCAATATTTAATAATCCAAACAATATTTTATTATCAGGAATGTTTGTAAAAGCAAATTTACAAAGCCAAAAAAGCTTTGATGGATTTTTACTTCCTCAACAAGCTGTATTAAGAGATCAAAAAGCAAATCCTATAATTACACTAATAAATGATGATTTAACAACAAGAGAAGAAAAAGTTGAGATATTAAGATCATTTGGTAATTTCTGGCTTATCAAAGATAAATTAAATGAAAAAGACAAAGTAGTAATTGAGGGTTTAAATAAGATAAATCGTAATACAAAAATATCTCCAAAAGATTTAAATAGCAAATACAAAGTATCAAAATGATTGCAAATTTCTTTATATTTAGACCTATTTTTGCTTGGGTTATATCTCTTATTATTATGATAAGTGGTGTGGTAAGCCTATATTTATTACCTGTTGAACAATATCCTGATATTGCTCCACCTCAAATAAATATCTTTGCAACTTATACAGGGGCTTCTGCTGAAACTATTGAAAATAGTGTAACTCAGATAATAGAACAGCAACTAACAGGTCTAGATGGAATGTTATATTTCTTTTCAAGCTCTAGTTCATCTGGAAGATCAAGAATAAGTGTAGTTTTTAATCAAGGAATAAACCCTGATATTGCACAAGTTCAAGTTCAAAATAAAGTAGAACAGATTTTATCAAGACTTCCTGAAGATGTACAAAGACAAGGTGTAAGAGTATATAAATCACAAAATGACTTTTTAATGTTAGCAAGTGTTTATGACTCAAGTAATCGTGCAGATAGAACAGATATTAGTGACTTTTTAGTAAGCAATCTTCAAGATAGTATTGCAAGAATTGATGGTGTTGGAGAAGTTAGTGTTTATGGTGGTCAATATGCAATGAGAATTTGGCTTGATCCTTATAAACTAGAACAATTTTCTTTAATTCCTAGCGATATACAAAGTGCAATAAATTCTCAGAATTCTCAAGCAAGTGCTGGAATATTAGGTTCTATGCCCACATTAAGTGATCAACAACTGTCAGTTACTGTTACAGCTAGAAGCAAATTCAAAACTGTCGAAGAGTTTGAAAATATAATTCTAAAAGCAAATCTAGATGGAAGTAGTGTAAAAATAAAAGATATTGCTCGAGTGGAGATTGGTGCACAAAGTTACAGCAACATCACTTCTTTAAATGGTTCACCTGCTTCAGGAATTTCTATTCAACTTGCAAGTGGTGCAAATGCAGTTGCTACTTCTAATAGAGTAAAAGAGTTTTTAAAACAGAGTGAAAGTTTTTTACCTGAAGGCTATAAAATAGCTTATCCAAGGGATACAACTCTATTTATAAAAGCTTCTATTTATGAAGTTATTAAAACCTTAATTGAAGCAATTATTTTAGTTGTTTTAGTCATGTTTTTATTTTTGAAAAATTTTAGAGCAACATTAATCCCAGCTATTGCTGTTCCTGTTGTACTTTTAGGAACTTTTGCTATATTAAATATTTTAGGTTTTTCAATAAATACTCTTACAATGTTTGCTCTTGTTTTAGCTATTGGTCTTTTGGTTGATGATGCTATTGTTGTAGTTGAAAATGTTGAAAGAAATATGAATGAAAAAGGTTTAAATCCAAGAGAAGCAACTATTTTATCAATGAAAGAAGTTACAAGTGCATTAATAGGTATTACAACTGTTTTATCAGTTGTATTTCTACCTATGGCATTTTTTGGAGGCTCAACGGGAGTTATATATAGACAATTCTCTGTTACTATTGTTTCATCTATGATTTTATCTGTTATTGTAGCTTTAACTTTAACTCCTGCACTTTGTGCAACTATTTTAAAACCTCATCAAGAAAAAAATAGAGGATTTATTTATTGGTTTAATTCAAAATTTGAATCTTTAACAGAAAAATATTCTAAACTTGTAGAGAAAAGTATATTTTTCTCAAAAAGATGGGCATTTTTTTATCTATTAATTATTATTTCATCAGTTTATATGTTTACAAAACTTCCAACAAGCTTTCTTCCAAAAGAAGATCAAGGAAGTATGATGGTTCAATATACACTTCCAAGTGGAGCTGTTGCTTCAAGAACAGTTGATACTGCAAATATTATCAGAGATTACTTTATGAAAAAAGAAGAGAAATATTTAAATACAATTTTCACAATCTCAGGTTTTAGCTCAAGAAGTAGTGGACAAAATGTTGGTACAGCTTTTATATCTTTAAAGTCTTGGGATGAAAGAGATAAAGATGGTCATGTTGATAAGATTTCTGCAAGAGCATTAAAAGAGTTTAATGATCCAAATAGTAAATATTTTATTCGTGATGCTAGAGTTTTTGCCTTTAATCCAAGTGTTGTTCAAGGTTTAGGTTCTAATGATGGTTTTGAATTCCAATTACTAGCAAGTTCAAACATAAGTAGAGAAGAGTTACTAGAAGTTAAAGATAATATTATAGAAGAAGCTAAAAATAATCAATATATAAAATCTGTAAGATCAGATGGTGCTGAAGAATCTCCTCAATTAAAAATCTCTTACAATATTGAAAAAGCAACAAGTCTAGGAATAAACTTAAGGGATATTGATACTACTTTAAGTGCTGCTTGGGGTGGTGTTTATGTAAATGATTATATAGATAGAACTAGAGTAAAAAGAGTTTATATTCAAGGTGATGCTCCATTTAGAAGTGCTCCTGAAGATCTTTATAAATGGAAAGTAAGAAATAATAGTGGTTCAATGACATCATTCTCAGAATTTAGTGATTTTTCTTGGGAATATGGACCTGAACAATTAACTAGATTTAATGGATTTATGTCTTATCAAATAGAAGGTGATGCAAAAGATGGAGTTAGTTCTGGATTTGCAATGAAAGAGATGGATAAAATATCTAACTCATTAGCAAATGGAACTATGAGTGCATATAGTGGAGCATCTTATCAAGAAAGAATGGCTAGTAATCAATCCATGCTACTATATTCTATTTCACTTTTAGTTGTATTTTTATGTTTGGCTGCTTTATATGAAAGCTGGAGTGTTCCTTTTTCTGTAATATTAGTTGTTCCTTTAGGACTTTTTGGGGTTGTATTGGCTGTACTTTTAAGAGATTTACATAATGATATTTATTTCCAAGTTGCTCTTTTGGCAGTTATGGGACTTGCAAGTAAAAATGCCATTTTGATAGTTGAGTTTATAAATAGTTCTTATAAGAATGGAATGGGTTTATTAGAGTCAGCAATTCTTGGTGCTAAACTAAGACTAAGACCAATAATTATGACCTCTTTAGCATTTATTGCAGGAATTATACCTCTTGCAATATCCTCAGGTGCTGGTGCAAACAGTAGAATTGCAATAGGAACAGGAATAATAGGTGGAACAATTAGTGCAACAATATTGACTCTATTTTTAGTTCCTCTATTTTATATATTTATAAAAAAAGTATTTAGTAAAGAGTAAAAATGTTTAGATATATATTTTATTTTATTTTAGCACTCTTTTTTGTATCTTGTACTTCAATGCAGCCAAATCTTAATCTTGAAGATAAAGATTTTACAAAAGAGTCATTTAAAAATTATGAACAGAATAAAAATAAGAGATTTGAAGAGTTAAATAGTAATGCGTTTTTAAAAGATGAAAAACTAAAAACTATTATTAATCTTGTTTTAGAAAATAATAAGAGTTTAGAAATAGCTCTTTTAAAAATTGAGAGTTCAAAAGCTCTTTATGGAATACAAACTTCAAATCTATTTCCAAAAATAGATGCAAACCCTTCTTTAGATAGAACAAAAGCAAGTGATACAACAAATCCAAATAATAGAATATTAAATAACTATAAAGCAAATGTTACAGCATCTTTTGAGCTTGATTTATTTGGTAAAAATCAAAGTTTAAATGAAGCTGCTAAGAATAGTTTTCTTGCTACAAAATATGCTTATAATAGTACAAAGCTTCTATTGATATCTGAAACTATAAATTCTTATTTAAAATTAGCAAGTAGCTTAGAAAATCAAAAACTATCAGATGAAATTCTAAAGAATCTAGAAGAAGTTTATACTTTAACAAGTAAAAAATATGTTTTAGGAGCTGCTTCAAAACAGGAAATGTTGGCGAGTTTAGCTTCACTTAAAGAGATGGAAAATATAAGTTTAGAGTTTGAAAATGAAGTATCAAAAAGTATAAATGCACTTGAACTTTTAATCTCTTCTAAACTTGATGAAAACTTAATACCAAGCAATTTTTTAAAAGCTGATTATATTGATACTTTAAATTATCAAATAGAATCAAATGTTTTACTAAATAGACCTGATATAAAAGAGTATGAATTTAAATTAAGAGAAAAAAATGCAAATATAGGTGCAGCAAGAGCTGCTTTCTTCCCAAGTATTAGCTTGACTGCAAATACTGGTTATGCTAGTAACTCTCTAAGTGGATTATTTTCAAACCAAAATACATTTTGGCAAATTAGTCCAAGTATAAATATTCCTATTTTTACTGCTGGTGAAAATATAAAAAGATTAGAATATTCAAAAAAAGAGCAAGAAATAGCTTTAAAAGAGTATGAAAGAGCTATTCAAACAGCCTTCAAAGAAGTAAATGATACTTTGGCTATTAGAAAAAATATTGCTTCTAAACTAGAGAACTACTCTTTACTTTTAGAATCTTTAAAAGATACATATAATATTGTTTTAAACTCATATAAAATTGGGAAAGGAAGTTATCTATCTTTACTAATTGCACAAAAAGAGTATATAAATTCGAAAATAGCTTATACAAATTTAGTTTTAAGTGAGCTAGAAAATAGAGTAGATATTTTTAAAACTTTAGGTGGAGAGATAAAAGAGTAATTA
This window harbors:
- a CDS encoding efflux RND transporter periplasmic adaptor subunit; amino-acid sequence: MKIFKKLLILIFITIFLSSCSNVEQSSIKEKIVEVGYINPVKQSLLLDMTLSGRVKAKQIAQIRPQISGIIKEQLFIEGSFVKQNDILYKIDDSTYKANYNKIKAELQSANAYLKSALAKNSRSNELLKFEGISKQEFEEIEASYLQALAEVKKKEAELEDAKINLDRCQIKAPISGYIGVSTVTTGALVNANQSDFLASIKDSSTVFVDLNLSYSEYLRAKSIIDFDNNTKVTLALNDDLSYEIEGNLQSKELSVDENTQTVKIRAIFNNPNNILLSGMFVKANLQSQKSFDGFLLPQQAVLRDQKANPIITLINDDLTTREEKVEILRSFGNFWLIKDKLNEKDKVVIEGLNKINRNTKISPKDLNSKYKVSK
- a CDS encoding efflux RND transporter permease subunit, which gives rise to MIANFFIFRPIFAWVISLIIMISGVVSLYLLPVEQYPDIAPPQINIFATYTGASAETIENSVTQIIEQQLTGLDGMLYFFSSSSSSGRSRISVVFNQGINPDIAQVQVQNKVEQILSRLPEDVQRQGVRVYKSQNDFLMLASVYDSSNRADRTDISDFLVSNLQDSIARIDGVGEVSVYGGQYAMRIWLDPYKLEQFSLIPSDIQSAINSQNSQASAGILGSMPTLSDQQLSVTVTARSKFKTVEEFENIILKANLDGSSVKIKDIARVEIGAQSYSNITSLNGSPASGISIQLASGANAVATSNRVKEFLKQSESFLPEGYKIAYPRDTTLFIKASIYEVIKTLIEAIILVVLVMFLFLKNFRATLIPAIAVPVVLLGTFAILNILGFSINTLTMFALVLAIGLLVDDAIVVVENVERNMNEKGLNPREATILSMKEVTSALIGITTVLSVVFLPMAFFGGSTGVIYRQFSVTIVSSMILSVIVALTLTPALCATILKPHQEKNRGFIYWFNSKFESLTEKYSKLVEKSIFFSKRWAFFYLLIIISSVYMFTKLPTSFLPKEDQGSMMVQYTLPSGAVASRTVDTANIIRDYFMKKEEKYLNTIFTISGFSSRSSGQNVGTAFISLKSWDERDKDGHVDKISARALKEFNDPNSKYFIRDARVFAFNPSVVQGLGSNDGFEFQLLASSNISREELLEVKDNIIEEAKNNQYIKSVRSDGAEESPQLKISYNIEKATSLGINLRDIDTTLSAAWGGVYVNDYIDRTRVKRVYIQGDAPFRSAPEDLYKWKVRNNSGSMTSFSEFSDFSWEYGPEQLTRFNGFMSYQIEGDAKDGVSSGFAMKEMDKISNSLANGTMSAYSGASYQERMASNQSMLLYSISLLVVFLCLAALYESWSVPFSVILVVPLGLFGVVLAVLLRDLHNDIYFQVALLAVMGLASKNAILIVEFINSSYKNGMGLLESAILGAKLRLRPIIMTSLAFIAGIIPLAISSGAGANSRIAIGTGIIGGTISATILTLFLVPLFYIFIKKVFSKE
- a CDS encoding efflux transporter outer membrane subunit, with translation MFRYIFYFILALFFVSCTSMQPNLNLEDKDFTKESFKNYEQNKNKRFEELNSNAFLKDEKLKTIINLVLENNKSLEIALLKIESSKALYGIQTSNLFPKIDANPSLDRTKASDTTNPNNRILNNYKANVTASFELDLFGKNQSLNEAAKNSFLATKYAYNSTKLLLISETINSYLKLASSLENQKLSDEILKNLEEVYTLTSKKYVLGAASKQEMLASLASLKEMENISLEFENEVSKSINALELLISSKLDENLIPSNFLKADYIDTLNYQIESNVLLNRPDIKEYEFKLREKNANIGAARAAFFPSISLTANTGYASNSLSGLFSNQNTFWQISPSINIPIFTAGENIKRLEYSKKEQEIALKEYERAIQTAFKEVNDTLAIRKNIASKLENYSLLLESLKDTYNIVLNSYKIGKGSYLSLLIAQKEYINSKIAYTNLVLSELENRVDIFKTLGGEIKE